In the SAR202 cluster bacterium genome, CCTTGACCAGCACATCCCCCGTCAGGCTATATCTGGTAGTCGAAGCCATGGCCGCGTTGACCTTGGACAGCAGTTCCAAAGCGCTGGGCGGCGCGGGCGTAGGAGTGGGCGTTGGCGTGGGTATAGGCGTAGGGGTAGCTGTTGGTGTCGGCGTGGCCGTGGGCGAGGGAGTGGGCGTGGCGGTCGCTGTCGGCGTGGCCAGAGCGGTGGCGGTCGGCGTTGACGTCGGCGCTGGTGTGGCCGTCGACCCGGAGTTGGTGCAGCTTGTGGCCGCCAGCGTCAGTACAAAAATTAATACAATTACTTGGAGCCTGAAGGTTCGGGACCCGAGCATTTAAATGCCTCCTGGATTGTCCCATCCCCCACACACCCCTCAAAAAGCGCCTCAGTCTAGCACCTTCATTCCTCGGAATACAAACAAATCCGCAACACAATTCCCATTAGGATGCCGCCATGATCTCCAAAACTGGCTCCTACCCCCATTTGACCCCCTCCCCCTCTCGGCCCTATCATTTCCCACGGCCCGCCTTCCGGCGCGCCCACCCCATACCCAGGAGCGCCCCCATGCGCCTCGACCCCGTCAGCCTGCCGGACTTAGAAGCCCGCGCTAGGGACTACATGCCCCACAACGTCTGGGACTTCGTTGCCGGCGCCTGCCAGGACGGCGTCACCCTCCGCCGCAACCGCGAAATGCTGGAGGCTATCTGCCTCCGGCCCCGCTTCCTTCGAGATGTCTCTAAGCGCGACATCTCCACCACCGTCCTCGGCCATAAAATCTCCTTCCCCGTCATGCTGGCCCCCGCCGGAGGCCACACCTTCGTCCACCCGGACGGCGAGCTCGCCTCCGCCAAAGCCGCGGGCGCCGCCGGCACTATCATGGGCCTCTCCACCTCCTCCACCTACAGCATCGAGGAGGTCGCCGCCGTAGCCACCGCCCCCCTCTTCTTCCAGCTTTACCACTGCGGCGAGGGCCTCTCCAAAATGCTCGTCCGCCGCGCCGAAGAAGCCGGCTACAAAGCTATCATGCTCACCGTTGACACCCCTCTGCCCTCCAGCAAGGAGGTTGACATCCGCAACCAGTGGGAGCGGCCCACCGGCGGCCACATGGGCAACTTCCGAGGCCACGACGCCAACAAGTACCTGCCTCCAGGCACCGAAATCTCCGACTTCTGGGAGCGTCCCCCCACTATCCCCTTCACCTTCGACCAGATCCCCTGGCTCAAGTCCCTCACGTCGCTGCCCCTGGTCATCAAAGGCATCCGTACCGGCGAAGACGCCGCCCAGTGCGTAGCACACGGTGCTGACGCCATACTCTGCTCTAACCACGGCGGTCGGCAGGTGGATGGCACCCTCTCCTCCATCGAGACCCTTCCCGAAATCGTCGACGCCGTGGACGGCAAGGCTGAGGTCTATTTCGACTCCGGCATCCGCCGCGGCAGCGATATCTTTAAAGCCCTCGCCCTCGGCGCCCGCGCCGTCTTTATAGGACGCCCCATCTTCTGGGGCCTCGCCGTCGATGGCGAGAAGGGCGTCCGCCGCGCCCTGGAAATTCTTCGCAAAGAGTTGGATGTGTGTATGGGCTACTGCGGCTACACCTCCCTCGACCAGCTCGACCCCGGCGCCCTCATCCTCCCCCCCGAAATGTCTGACGATGTCCCCGGCTACATCCAGGAACTCCGCGCCCTCGCATCCCTCCGCGATGACGGCATCCTCACCCAACCCGAATTCGACGCCAGAAAGAAACAACTCCTGAACTCGAACGGTCGATGACTCTTCCTATGAATTACCAATTTGCGAATCCAAGCAGGAGTCGTGTCACACGACATTTGCCCTGTTGCAATCAGGGGTGGTCTGCTTCCCTCTCCTCAGGTTCTCCCTCTTCTCCTACTGCAAAGGAGAAGGGGGAATTAGACGCCGTCCTGAGCCTGGCCGAAGGAGGGTGATGAGGTGATCCTATTTTTCTCTTCCCCTTCCAGCAGGCTGTACTCAGTCCCGATGCAGTCGGGAAAGGGGCCAGGGGATGGTATCCCGACTAGGCCAAGGCTAGTTTCTACAAGATCAGGAGACGCCTAACCCATGCGTCTCCTCCCCACCAGCCTCGCCGACTACGAGGCCCGCGCCCAAAAAGCCATCCCCCACGACATCTGGGGCTTCGTCTGGGGCGGCGCCCACGACATGCTCACCACCCGACGCAACCGCCAGGCCTTTGAAGACATCACCCTCCGGCCCCGCTTCCTCCGCGATGTCGTCAAGCGCGACCTCGCCACCACCATCCTCAGCCACAAAGTCAGCTTCCCCGTCATGCTCGCCCCCGCCGGCGGCCACACCTTCGTCCATCCCGATGGCGAATTGGCCTCCGCCCGCGCCGCGGGCGCCGCGGGCGCGATTATGGGCCTCTCCACCTCCTCCGACTACTCTATGGAGGAGGTCGCCGCCGTCGCCGCCAAGCCCCTCTTTTTCCAGCTTTACCACTGCGGCGAGGAGCTGACCACCATCCTCGTCCGGCGTGCCGAGGATTCCGGCTTCAAAGCGATTATGTTAACCGTCGACTGCCCGCTTCCCAGCCTTATGGAGATCAACGCCCGCGACGAGTTCCCCCTCCATCGAGGCGCCATCCTCGCCAATTTTAAAGACCCCGCCGTCCGAAAAATCCTCCCTAAAGGCCTCCACCTGCCCGATATGTGGGAGCGCCCTCGCACCATCCCCTTCACCTTCAAACAACTAGAATGGCTCCGCTCCCTCACTACCCTTCCGATAATCCTCAAAGGCGTCCGCACCGCCGAGGACGCCCGCATGGGCGTCGAATGCGGCGTTCAGGGCATCCTGGTCTCCAACCACGGCGGACGGCAGATCGACTCCACCCTTTCCTCCATCGAGACCCTTCCCGAAGTCGTCGATGCTGTCGGCGGCAAGGCGGAAGTCTATCTCGACTCCGGCATCCGTCGCGGCAGCGATGTTTTTAAAGCCCTCGCCCTCGGCGCCAAGGGCGTTTTCATCGGTCGGCCCATCTTCTGGGGCCTCGCTATCGACGGCGAAAACGGCGTCCGCGGCGTCCTAGAGACACTGCGAAAGGAGCTGGATCTCTGCATGGGCTACTGCGGCTTCAACCGGGTCCGTGACATCACCCCCGACTCCGTCACGCTGCCCCCTTACATGAAACGCCGCTTCCCCTCCTACATAAACGAGCTCCGCGCTTACGCCCTCCTAGTCAAGCAAGGAGCAATGACCAAAAAAGACTTCGCCGCCAAAAAGAAAGCCCTCCTCGGCCTCTAACTGCCCCTCCTCCATCAATCATTCAGCCTTCGCTGGAATCCAGCCCCTTTCCTCTCAGGGGTGGTAGTGTGGGGTGACACGTCATTTCGAGCGAAGTCGAGAAACCTCAACGTGCCGTCCGCTAGCTTTACCTGTCATTTAGTCAACCCAGGTGCCCCCCCCCAAGACATTGGCTAGGCAGGCCAAGGCTAAGTTACAAATAAAGCGCCGTCATCCTGAGACGCAGTCGAAGGATCTAATCGCCGTGTCCGCCGGTACACGCCATGCATTACTTCCACTTAATTCCTGCTAAGGGCAACCGAGGTTGCCTAGCCCTCCCTTCCAGCTCCCCTCTCCACCTTCAACGACCCCTCAGCACTAGCATCGCATGATTAAGAAGGGAGCCCACAAAAGGGGACTCCCCTCCTCTATAGCATTCTCATCCCGCCCCACCGTTATTACGGCGGTGGCGTCGGCTGCTGCCCCGGTGGCGGAGGCGGCGGAGGTTGTGGAGGCCCAGCCGGAGGTGGAGGCGGTGGCGCGCCTGTCGGGGGTGGCGGTGGAGGTGGTGCGCCCGTTGGTGGAGGCGGAGGTGGTGCGCCTGTCGGTGGAGGCGGAGGTGGTGCGCCTGTCGGTGGAGGCGGAGG is a window encoding:
- a CDS encoding alpha-hydroxy-acid oxidizing protein, with product MRLDPVSLPDLEARARDYMPHNVWDFVAGACQDGVTLRRNREMLEAICLRPRFLRDVSKRDISTTVLGHKISFPVMLAPAGGHTFVHPDGELASAKAAGAAGTIMGLSTSSTYSIEEVAAVATAPLFFQLYHCGEGLSKMLVRRAEEAGYKAIMLTVDTPLPSSKEVDIRNQWERPTGGHMGNFRGHDANKYLPPGTEISDFWERPPTIPFTFDQIPWLKSLTSLPLVIKGIRTGEDAAQCVAHGADAILCSNHGGRQVDGTLSSIETLPEIVDAVDGKAEVYFDSGIRRGSDIFKALALGARAVFIGRPIFWGLAVDGEKGVRRALEILRKELDVCMGYCGYTSLDQLDPGALILPPEMSDDVPGYIQELRALASLRDDGILTQPEFDARKKQLLNSNGR
- a CDS encoding alpha-hydroxy-acid oxidizing protein, with product MRLLPTSLADYEARAQKAIPHDIWGFVWGGAHDMLTTRRNRQAFEDITLRPRFLRDVVKRDLATTILSHKVSFPVMLAPAGGHTFVHPDGELASARAAGAAGAIMGLSTSSDYSMEEVAAVAAKPLFFQLYHCGEELTTILVRRAEDSGFKAIMLTVDCPLPSLMEINARDEFPLHRGAILANFKDPAVRKILPKGLHLPDMWERPRTIPFTFKQLEWLRSLTTLPIILKGVRTAEDARMGVECGVQGILVSNHGGRQIDSTLSSIETLPEVVDAVGGKAEVYLDSGIRRGSDVFKALALGAKGVFIGRPIFWGLAIDGENGVRGVLETLRKELDLCMGYCGFNRVRDITPDSVTLPPYMKRRFPSYINELRAYALLVKQGAMTKKDFAAKKKALLGL
- a CDS encoding isocitrate dehydrogenase (NADP(+)), which translates into the protein PPPPPTGAPPPPPPTGAPPPPPPTGAPPPPPPPTGAPPPPPPAGPPQPPPPPPPGQQPTPPP